A region from the Medicago truncatula cultivar Jemalong A17 chromosome 6, MtrunA17r5.0-ANR, whole genome shotgun sequence genome encodes:
- the LOC11434424 gene encoding cyclin-dependent protein kinase inhibitor SMR6, whose translation MGFSKNSKKTQIEKSLESEAKKWVIAGISLRSLKPINTKMSTKNGAVFDEEDEENSTTPTAKEARIPVNMSCPPAPRKKKVSKCNNVVGGREFFKCPDLETVFKVRVEKSV comes from the coding sequence atgggtttttcgaAGAATTCGAAGAAAACACAAATAGAGAAGAGTTTGGAATCTGAAGCTAAGAAATGGGTAATTGCTGGAATTTCTCTCAGGTCATTGAAGCCCATAAACACAAAGATGAGCACAAAAAACGGCGCAGTTTTtgacgaagaagatgaagaaaattcaACAACACCGACCGCGAAAGAAGCTAGGATACCGGTGAACATGTCGTGTCCACCGGCACCAAGGAAGAAGAAAGTTTCAAAGTGTAACAATGTTGTTGGTGGTAGAGAGTTTTTCAAGTGTCCTGATTTGGAAACAGTGTTCAAGGTTCGAGTTGAGAAgagtgtttga